In Sphingobacterium sp. R2, the genomic stretch ATTGTTGTTTAGAATCCGTTGGTAATGTAACTGCGGTATACCTCGATTTTGGAAGGGCCTGTTCAAACAGGGGTGTCAAGGTGGTGACCAGGGTATCAGTAAAATTCATGTACTTGTCTCTCACGGTAATCGCAAACTGTTTGGGATTTGGTGCAAACCCACGGATGGTACGTGAAATCTGTTTAGCGGAAGTATAGATGTTGTCTACAGAAGGTACCCATTCACCCAACGAATCGACCATCACCATTACGGTGAGATTTTTCTCGGTCTCGTTTTCGGCAGTGATCCGAATGCCACCAAAAGCTGGAATGGCCTCCAGACTTCGGAAAGTATTCCAGATGGGGTTTTCTAAAGGGGTTACAGAGACTTCGATCGGCTCCGAACTGACTTCACTTCTATTTACGGCATAGAGTTTAATTGCATGCGGATTAGTATCTGCAAAACCTTCCACCAACAGTGAGTTGTTGTAGTAGGAGGATTTTACCTCCATTTCTTTGCCCGATTTTAATTGGTATACAGCTTTGACATATAATAAATCCTGATCCTTTGGTAAGGTATAGGTAATCCGTGCGGCCCCAGCCAAGTTTTCTACCTTTACGTTACTCACTTGACCTGGTGCAGCGCTGTTTACGACTGGTGCAACCTGAATTTCTTCTTTACAGTTTTGGAATAAGATGCAGAAGAAAAATATAGCCTGCATTAGTTTTCTGTTTATATTCATTTCGTTGTGACTTTAAGGATAAAATTGAAAAGGGCTACCAACCAAGACTTTGTGTCAATGAAGGATTTACGGTTAATTCGCCTTGAGCAATTGGCCAGAAATAATCTCTAGGCGCTACAAATGTCTGCTGAAATAAGGTTCTTATCTGGTAGTAATCTGCGCTGACCTCTTGGTTTACACTCCATCCGGTAATGTTTTGATTGAAATATTTGACGGCCAATTTCCAGCGTCTTAAGTCCCAATAACGTTTTCCTTCAAAGGCCAATTCGATCATGCGCTCCCGTTGGATAATTTCGCGGAGCCCCTCTTTGGTTGTAGGCTTGTCAGGGTTTGAAGAAAATTGACTCCAAGAAGATAATACACCCGGGATTCCTGCACGTTCACGAATGCGGTCTAAATACGCGTAAACATCAGCTGAAGGACCGTTGGCTTCATTCAACGCCTCAGCATACATCAGATAAATATCGCTTAGGCGCATATCTGGCCAAGGGTAGGATTTATAACTGACACCATTGCTACTGAAAGCTTGCTCCCAGTTGACTAATTTTTTAAGAAAATATCCAGTTTCATTGATCCATCCATGATTATTTGCGCCGGCAGGCTGATTTAACTTTGCCTGCACATAATAGGTATCTTCATCTGAGAGGCTTTTAGTATCAAACTTAAACCAGATACCCCCGTCAAAACCCAGGTCAGCATAAAAGCGTGGTTCGCGGTCGAAGTTTAAACGTGCCGTGGTATATCCTTCTTTGATATAGTAGCGATCTGCAGCGGTGGCCACACGTAAGGTCGACTTATCGTTAAAGTCTAATGTTTTATCTTCGTTGATGGGTACACCATTTTTTGTATAAAACATTTCTGCAATTTTCAACGGCGCGCTTAGGTGCTGCCTTGCTGTACCGACCACTGCCTCTGGAGTTAACAGGGGCATCGCATCTCGCTGTATATTCCATGCCTGATAATTCGGGTTTGCCCAAATGTGTTCAGCAGACCAGCGCTCATTGAACGCTAAATTAATACCTAGCACCTTTGCTGTTGCATCGCTCATCTTAAACTGCCCATATTCAGCCTTATTGAAAGGGAAGAAACGGATTCCCGCCGCATCGGCAGATTCAATTGCAGCTTTAGCGGCTTCAGCAGCCCTGGTCCATTTTGAGGCATCGTAGGAAGGATTGAAAAGCTGTTCACCTTTGCTATTGCGCATGGACTGATAATCTGTATTTCCATTGAATAAAGGGCTCGCCGCAGTGAGCAATACTTCAGCTTTTACAGCCTGGATGATGGGTTTTGTCACACGGCCTAATTCTGCTGCTTTGTTCGGAATAATTAAGGGAACAGCTTTTTGCGCTGCGGAATCTAACAAAGTAACGATATAATTGACAACCTCATCCACAGGACGTTGTTCTACGCGTACAGCTGACTGGTTTGCATCAAGTGATATATTATTTTCAACCACAGGAATTGGGCCATATTGGCGCAATAATAAATAATGGTAATACGCTTTTAGAAACAATACCTCTCCAATCCATCGCGAACGATCATCAACGGAGAGATCAGGTACTTTAGATAGATCAGAAACATTTTCCAAAAAGATATTACAATCTCGGATAGCGATCCATAAGCCACCTCTCCAAGAGTCTACTAGCGGTTGATTCACATTTTGTCCGCCGCGGGCGATTCGCCAGTTGTTAGCCGGATAGATTTCACGTTGGGCGACAGGTAGCCAGACTTCGTCGCCAGCGAGAAATCCTATGTTGCTTTGAGCATCCGAATTATTTGGTAACCATCTATAACAAGTGAAGAGAAATTTCTCAGCTTCATTTCGCAGGGAAAAGGCGTTGTCAATTGTCGCCACATTATCCGGAACGACGTCGATATAATCTTTGCAGGCAGAAACACCAAAAGCACTAAACAAGAGGCATGCGATATAGGTGGCTGTCTTTTTCATATTTTTATTTTTCATTATTTCTCGGTTGTAGTTAACATTAAAAGCCCAGTTGTAAACCAATGTTGTAAACGGACTGAATCGGATAGCCTATTCCTTTTCCTCCCATTTCGACATCCCACATCTTAAAGGAGCTTAAGGCAAATAAATTCATTCCATTGGCATAAACCCGTAGGTTTTTTGCTCTGATACGTTTCATCAAACTTTCTTTGAAAGTATAGCCGACTTCAACCGTTTTCAATCTCAAGAAAGCTCCACTGCGCATCCACCAGGTACTTCTCTGATTATTATTTGCAATAATGTTTTCACTTAGGCGAGGCCAAAAGGCATAAAGATTACGATTTTCCTCACTCCAATAGCTATCAGCAATGACCTGTAAAAGCCCATTTTGTGAACCACCATTTAAATAGAAAGGAGAGATATTCTCAGAATTTATGAAAAAAGAGGAGCGTGCAGAACCTTGAAAGTAAAAGCTAAAGTCTAAGCCTTTCCCACCCACAGTACCACCAAATCCATAGATCATTTCAGGTGTTGTTGGGTAACCAATCGCGACACGATCTAGATCTGTAATCTGTCCATCGCCATTGACGTCACGGTATTTGATATCGCCGCCAAGATAATCCAACCCTGGTTTTCCGAACTGTACAGGAGAATTCAGTACTTCTTGGTCATCCACAAATAGTCTTTCAGCGATGTAACCAAACTCTTGGGACGCTGAAGTTCCTACCGTATAGCGGCTAGCCTCTTTGTAAGCAGGTTCATCCACGATCAATTTTTTGCTCACGGCGTAGGTCATCGTTCCCCGGCCCTGAATATACCAGCTGTCGCCGAAATTCTTGTTATAATTTAGCGTAAGATCTACCCCTTTACTTTCTGCTTTATTGGTATTGGCAACAATAGGAGCACGAAGTCCCATGGTACTTGGTATATAAGATCGACCGGTGAGAATGTTGCTACGTATTTGTTTGTACACATCTACATTTAATTCGAAATCTTTAAAGAGGCCTAGTTCAAGTCCTAAGTTTGTCTGCCGCGATCGTTCCCAAGTGATATCCTGATTGGCATAACGACGAATGGCAATGGTCGGTCTGTTATAGCCCGAAAGCTCACCAAATCCGATCGGAAAATCGTTCATATTTACATCAGATAAATAGAAAAAGCGATCTTGCGAACGGCCTATCTGGTCGTTACCGGCAAAACCATGCGTCGCTCGAATTTTTAGTTTTGAGATGACGTCTTTGACAGGTTCAAAAAATGCTTCGTTAGATATATTGTAACTAAGCCCAAAGGAAGGAAAAAAACCTAAGCGACGATTTTTGGCAAAGCGTTCTGAACCATTGTAACCAAAGTTGAATTCGGCAATATAACGATCATCGAAATTGTAAGAAAAGCGACCAGAAAGACCGATATTGCGTGAAGGTAGAGACAATTGCAAATTCCCGGCATTCCCACTCAATGAATTCTGAACTAATCCGATGACTGTGGCCCCTACATTATGCTTCCCAAAAGCATGATTATAGCTCGCAATTGCATGTGCGTAAAACATCGAGTTGACTTCTTTTGCAGATTCCGAATAATCGAGGTATTCGGTACCGACCGTACCGATCGATCCCAGTGACCCATCGTTCATGACGCGCAGGCTTAAATCGCCATAGGCATCAGCTGATGCGGTGTAATAGAAAGGGTTATATTTGCGATTTACTTCAAAATAGGCATAGCGTTTTAGGTAAGTCATGGCTGTAAGGCTCAAACCTGGAATCAATGCATTCAGATTTTGATTAATTTGAATCTGTGGCATGATCGTAGACGTATTAAATTCTTGATAACCACGGACCATTTCAGCATACGGATTCACAAATAAACCACCATTTCTATTGAGTGCATTACCAAACAAAGGATGATTCATGTAAGGCATATACGAAGACGGATAGATCGCCGGGAACATGACCGGATTCGACCAGATGGCGCGTCTGAAGGTCGCAGCTCCACCATTGATGCGGCTTCCATTTTCGTCTGTGCTGCCGATTGGTCCATTGTAATCGTCAAACTGGGCATATACACGTACTATACCCGTCGTTGTAGGGGTAAAGTTGATATCAACATTTGAACGGACGGAGTAATTTTTTAACTTGATATTGTTATTGAAATTGTTGATTCCGTTCATCTTTAAAATACCGTTATCGATATTATAGGTGCCCGACAGATAGTATTTGGCTTTTGCTCCACCGCCGCTGATATTTAAGTTGTTGCGTTGGTTTAAGGTGTAGTCTTTTATGAGTTGGTCAATCCAATTGTTATTTGGATACAGTAGCGGATTGTCTCCGGCTCGTGTATGATCAATTTTGTTCTGCCAATAGGGAAGTCCCTGTCCGCTGGCGGCATCAGCCGGACGAGTTAGATAAGCCTCGTTGGCCATTTCCATATAGCGGATGTTATCCGCAAATTTAAAATTGCGCGTATTCGTAGAAATATTACTTTCGGTGCGGAATTCAAATTTTGTAGCCCCTTCTTTACCCAGTTTTGTGGTGATCAGAACGACGCCGTTTGCACCCCGGGCACCATACATGGCGGCCGCATTGGCATCGCGAAGCACAGAAAAGCTCGCAATATCATCGGGCTGTAAGCGGGCCATATCGGTCGGTGAAGATTCGATGTTATCGATGAGAATCAATGGGTCTTGTTTTCCGGTACCAAAACTTCCAAGTCCCCGAATAAAGAAATTCGCATTATCAGATCCAGGCTCACCGCTGCGTTGAAAGGCAATCATACCAGCAACCCTTCCCGCAAGCATCGTTGTCAGGTTGCTTGTTGGTCCTTTTAATTCCTTTGGGTTAATGGTGGTTACGGAGCCGACAACAGAAGCTCTTTTTTCACGTTGTCCAAAACCCGTAACAACAACATCATCAATAACATTTTCATTTAGTTTGATTTGAGCATCTAAGGTGATGGTGTTATTGGCATCTATTTTTTTTCCGATCAAGGAAATTTCTTGGCGGGCATAGCCGACACTACTAAATACTAATGTTGCCGTTTTGCTGGCATTTAGTACATATCGACCATTTCCGTCCGTGGATACGCGAAGAGTGCCCCCCAAAACACTTACTGTGACGCCTGATAAGGCTGTGCCGTCATTTTCTGAGGAGACCTTTCCTTGTACCCGAACTTGTTGAGCAAGGGCTGCACAACAAGTTGCCGTCATTAGAAACATAAAAATTCCCAGACGAGATTTAATCTTCTTCCATCTTTTCATTAATAAGAATTTTGGTTATAAATTGAGTTATGTTGATACAATTATCGTCACAATGGACTGTATAATTCGAGGGGATTTACAGCAAAAGAAGGGGGTGAAATCGTCTTTTTCCCCATGTTTTTCTGCCGAAACTTATCTTTAAGATATTCAGCGAATTTTCTAAAGTGTTCAACGTATAAAAATATCAGGGACTAATGATCTTCGTTTAATTTCATTGGCGGCTGTGTCATATGAGAAAATTAGAGCCTTTTTTGTACAAAAATGAACCATTTCTGAACGATTCAGTACCCTCCTGTCAATCCACTATGGCTATTTTTGTACCGTACCTCAATAAATCATTAAATCAGCCCAATAAGTTATAAACTGCAGTAGTGGGCTGCGGAAATGGGGGAATACAGTAACCAATAACCAATACACATCATAATATATTCTGATACGAAATGATAAACAGAAAAATAATCTTTCATGGTATAATAAGTATTTTGTCACTCTTATTTTGTACATCCGCTTTGTCTGGCTTCTCTCAAAAAAGTGAAAGCAATTCAAACAATTCAGCGTATATCCTATTAAAGCCAAAGTACGATGGTCAATCAGTCTTGCGCAATCCTTTAAATGGATGGGTAATGTATGCGCCGCGCAATGCAGATGATACGTATTGGGATATCGAATATTTTGTGCCAGCCTTGGGTAAGAAAGTAAAAGTCATTGATTATGCCTCGGCATGTTATGTACGCACAAGTTGGTCATCGCTGAATCCCAGTGACGGTGTTTATGCCTGGAATGATCCAAAGTCCAAAATTGGGAAGCTTCTGAAAGGCGCTCAAAAGAGAGGGTTGCCCATCGCACTCCGCATTGTTGTTGATGGTCGCGACCAAGGTCAAAATACACCGAAATTTGTTTTTGATCAAGGCGCTAAATATTATCTGGAAAATGAAAACCATCCAGATAGGCAAACTCCCTATCCGCAGGATGCGGTATTTAGAAAGTATTATAGCAAATTTATAAGCGCCTTAGCTCAAGAATTTAATGATTCTGAAAAAACGTCATTTATTGATGCGTATGGCTTGGGAAAATGGGGCGAGGCACATTATGTAGTTTATGAAGATCCTAAAACAGCAACTCCCGAAAGTACTGAAAAAATAAAGGAGGAGACCTTGGATTGGGTAACCAACTTGTATGCTAAAGCCTTCACCAAAGTTCCTTTAGTTATTAACTACCATCGTTTGGTAGGGCATCCCGAAAGTTGGGGAGCTGTAAATCCAAACAGCGAACGCTTATTGAAGAAAGCCATTGATAAAGGCTATAGTCTGCGCCAAGATGCTTTTGGTATGACAGGTTATTATCAGGGATGGGAAAAGAATTTTGCCAAGAAATGGAATTTCAAACGCCCCATCATTATGGAGGGCGGCTGGATTATTGCTCCGGGGAAGCATCGTTATTGGACAGATCCCAGTGGAAAATATAGAGAAGGGCACGACGAGGATGTAAGGAAGGGAGAGTTTGATTTGTCGGCTGAAGCGCATGTGAATATGATGGATTTTAGAGCGGGCGGGGAAACGGAGTCTTGGTTTAAGTCCTTTGATCTGGTTCAACGATTTACTGTAGAGGGAGGATATCGTGTCTATCCGGACCAGATCAAATTGCCGCAAGATATCCGTTCTGGTGCTGCAGCCTTAATTTCCCATCGTTGGCAAAATATGGGCTGGGGTTACCTACCAAATAATATTCCACAGTGGAACTATAAATATAAAGTAGCTTTTGCGTTGTTAGATGCGAGCGGGCATGTGAAGAAGATTTTTATTGATCATCAAAGCGAACCGTCTGTATGGTTGAAAGGTGCTGGTGTGAATTACAACCTAAAAGCAAAAATAGATCTACCTGCCGGAATTTATAGCTGGGCTGTCGCCATTGTAGATACGACAAAAGATAGTAAACCAGCAATTCAACTCGCACTCAATGAAGAGTTAACTCCGCAGGGCTGGACCAAACTGTCGGTTATACGGGTAAAATAGAAAAAGAAGATTCTATAAAAAAATAACATCTATTATGGTAAAGCTGATCAATCTATCTTTGGTATTGTCTCTATTTTTTAATCTGTTAGCATTTCATCTTGTTGCTCAGCAAAATATGACTAATGTGTATGGTAGGCGTGTACAATTATTAAATGGTAAGTGGGATGCCATTGTCGATTTATATGACCAGGGTAGGAAAAACAAAATCTATCTCAATAAGAAACCGGAAAACAAGACTGATTTCTACGAATATGCTTTCGAAAATGGTATTCGTTTAAACGTGCCTTCGGATTGGAACAGCCAGATGCCTGAACTTAAATACTATGAAGGTACCATTTGGTATGGCCGTAAGTTCGATGCAGTGAAAGTAAGCGGAGAAAGGCTGTTTTTATATTTTGCTGCTGTAAGTTACCGTTGTCGTATTTATCTCAATGGCAAAGAGATCGGACAACATGAAGGAGGCTTTACTCCGTTTCAGGTTGAAATAACAGATGCTGTTAAAGAAAATAATAATTTTTTGGTCGTTGAGGTCAATAATACCCGTCGAATAGATGCCATTCCAGCAATGGCGTTTGATTGGTGGAACTACGGCGGCATTACCCGTGATGTTTTTCTGGTCAGCACACCGAAAGTTTTTATTGACGATTATTTTATCCAATTGGACAAGAACAGAGGCGATAAAATCAATGCTCAGGTAAAACTTTCAGAAAAGTTGGCCAATTCTTCCGTAACCATCGAAATGCCAGAATTACAACTAAGACAAACCCTTGAGACGAATGCTTTCGGAGAAGTAGAAACGTCTTTTACATCAACAAAAATCAAACGTTGGTCGCCAGCTGCACCAAAATTATATCATGTCAAGATATCTACCCAAACTGACAAAATAGAGGAGGAGATCGGCTTTCGTAATATTGGGGTGAAGGGGGAAGATATTTTGCTGAATGGCCAACCTATTTTTCTGAAGTCGATTTCATTTCATGAGGAAATACCTCAGCGTGAAGGCCGTGCTTTTTCGCAGTCAGACGCGTTGATGTTGCTTTCGGAAGCTAAGGCTTTGGGCTGTAACATGATTCGCTTGGCACATTATCCACAAAATGAATATATCGTGCGAATGGCAGAAAAAATGGGTTTCATGTTGTGGGAAGAAATTCCCATTTGGCAGGGGATCGATTTTGAAAATGAATCGACCAAGAAAAAAGCGGTTAAAATGATGCGTGAAATGATCGCGCGTGATAAAAACCGTTGCGCACTTACCTTTTGGGGGGTAGCTAACGAAACCCAGCCTTCGCAGCCAAGAAATGCTTTCATCAGGCACTTGATTGCAACATGCCGAGACATGGACACAACACGACTTATTACGGCTGCTTTTGACCTGGTTCGTTTTAATAAAGAAAAAGAAATTTTTGTCATGGACGATCCTTTCATTAAAGAGCTGGATGTGGTAGCGGTTAATAAATATTTAGGCTGGTACCACCATTGGCCGATTTCCCCTGATAAAGCTGTATGGGATGTGGCAAAAGGGCAGCCTTTGATTATCTCTGAATTCGGCGGGGAGGCCCTTTATGGAAAAGCGGGCGAAAAGGATGTTGCAAGTTCATGGAGTGAAGATTACCAAGCAACTTTATACAAAGACAACTTGCAAATGTTTAAGCATATCCCGAACCTACGCGGAATCTCACCTTGGTTGTTATTTGATTTCCGTTCGCCTTTCCGTTTTCATCCGACTAACCAAGGGGGATGGAATCGAAAAGGGTTAGTTTCGGATCAAGGTTATCGAAAGAAAGCATGGTATCTTATAAAGGAATATTATGAGAATAATTTATAGAAATGAATGAAAGCAGAGAAAAGAGTAAAGCACAAAATGAATACATACAAAAAAGGTTTATTCAAATACATCGAACTGATATGCTTATTGTGGCTTTTAATGCAGACAACGTTATTGCAAGCGCAAGATGCTGTCGATTTATCTGGTACTTGGGGTTTTCAGACTGATGTGATGGATTTTCGTAGGGGCTCGCTGTCGCCTCGGTATAATCACGTATTACAAGGAACGATTAAACTACCGGGTATTACAGATGATTATCATATAGGGTATCAAACTCCCTATAAATATATTGACCGTCTGACCCGAAAATATGAATACATGGGTCCGGCATGGTACCAACGTGATATCGAAATCCCTGCTGACTGGAAAGGAAAAAAAATATTTCTATATTTTGAACGTACCCATTGGTTGAGTTCGATTTTTGTAGACACCAAAGAAGTTAGCAGCATCGATTATGTCAGCGTGCCACACAACCACGATTTGAGTGCATTTTTAAAACCGGGAAAGAAGCACCGCATTACCATTTGTATTGATAATCGATTTCAGTACAATACGCACAAATGGAATCATGCACATACAGAATTTACGCAAATTAACTGGAACGGCATCTTGGGGGATATGAAACTGCTGGCCTTAGATCCGGTCTACATCGACGATTTTCAGGTATATCCCAACATAGCCGATCAGTCTATAAAAGTAAAGTTAAAGGTAAATAATACGATTAAAAAGCAGGTAAATGGTAAGGTATCTTTTGCTATCTCCGGAACAGACTACAGCCTCAAGCATCAAATTGCCATCGTAAGTACTGATTCGGTAAATATTGTAGAGGCCAATATTCCCTTAGGTAAACGCATTAAACTGTGGGATGAGTTTAACCCAAATCTCTATCGGATTAGCTGCCAGTTGAATACTTCCGATGGTAACAATAGCTATACGCATGAGAAATCGACCACCTTTGGTATGCGCGAAGTAAAGCAGGGAAAAAATCATATACTGCTCAATAATCATCCGATACATTTACGAGGTAATGTAGAAAATGCGGTTTTTCCAAAAACAGGACATGCTCCGCTTGATGATGGCTCTTGGGAAAGAATTATGATGCTGATGAAGGACTACGGCATGAACCATTTACGTTTCCATTCTTGGTGTCCCCCGGCTGCTGCCTTTCGCATGGCAGACAAACATGGAATATATTTTGAGGTGGAAATGCCTATGTGGGGCAAAGATGCCGAACCGGACGAGGCAAGATATAACTTTTTCCGCCGGGAAATTAAAGCTATTTTAAAAGAATATGGCAATCACCCTTCTTTTGTTCTTTACTGCAATGGCAATGAAATTACAGGCAATTTCGACTTTATTGAGGAATTAACTGCCGAAGGTAGAAAAGCTGATCCCCGCCATTTGTATAGTGGTTCTACTGCGCGAACACGGGTTAAGTCAGATCAATATTACGTATCCCAACAAACCAACAAAGGTGCGGTGAAGGTTTATGAGGGGCTACCCGGCACCGACTGGGATAAGAATATGGAATCTGATGTAGATGTGCCTGTGATCTCGCACGAGTCGGGACAACGATGTATCTACCCAAATTTTGATGAGATAAAGAAATATGCAAACAGCCCCGTGGAGGCGCGAAATTTTGAGGTTTTTCGAGACCTATTGCAAAAGAATGGTATGTTGGATCAGGCAAAAGATTTCTTTAGGGCATCTGGTGCTCTGACGGTACTGGAATACAAAGCCGTTATCGAAGCCTTATTGCGCTCGGGTAAATCTGCTGGTTTCCAGCTCTTGTCGATGAACGATTTTCCAGGGCAGGGTTACGCTCCAGTTGGTATTTTTGATCCCTTCTGGGACTCAAAGGGACTGGTTACCGCCGATAAATTCCGAGAGTTTTGCGCGCCCACTGTTGCTCTACTGCGGTACGAAAAAAGCAGTTTCTTCAATACAGAAACATTTAAAGGGAAAGCGGAAGTTTATAATTTTAGCAATTCCGTTCTCGAAAATGCCAAGATTAAATGGTGGTTGACGGATACCGCAGGCAGTGTATTGCAAAAGGGTACGCTTAAAAAGCAAACCATTGCCAATCAAAATGTGTCGCCGGTGGGTGAATTTGAGATTTCCCTTAAAAATATCCGCAGCCAAAAGGTTACGGTTCATCTTGCTGTTAATGATTCCATTAAAAATAGCTGGG encodes the following:
- a CDS encoding DUF4832 domain-containing protein, encoding MSLLFCTSALSGFSQKSESNSNNSAYILLKPKYDGQSVLRNPLNGWVMYAPRNADDTYWDIEYFVPALGKKVKVIDYASACYVRTSWSSLNPSDGVYAWNDPKSKIGKLLKGAQKRGLPIALRIVVDGRDQGQNTPKFVFDQGAKYYLENENHPDRQTPYPQDAVFRKYYSKFISALAQEFNDSEKTSFIDAYGLGKWGEAHYVVYEDPKTATPESTEKIKEETLDWVTNLYAKAFTKVPLVINYHRLVGHPESWGAVNPNSERLLKKAIDKGYSLRQDAFGMTGYYQGWEKNFAKKWNFKRPIIMEGGWIIAPGKHRYWTDPSGKYREGHDEDVRKGEFDLSAEAHVNMMDFRAGGETESWFKSFDLVQRFTVEGGYRVYPDQIKLPQDIRSGAAALISHRWQNMGWGYLPNNIPQWNYKYKVAFALLDASGHVKKIFIDHQSEPSVWLKGAGVNYNLKAKIDLPAGIYSWAVAIVDTTKDSKPAIQLALNEELTPQGWTKLSVIRVK
- a CDS encoding glycoside hydrolase family 2 protein encodes the protein MVKLINLSLVLSLFFNLLAFHLVAQQNMTNVYGRRVQLLNGKWDAIVDLYDQGRKNKIYLNKKPENKTDFYEYAFENGIRLNVPSDWNSQMPELKYYEGTIWYGRKFDAVKVSGERLFLYFAAVSYRCRIYLNGKEIGQHEGGFTPFQVEITDAVKENNNFLVVEVNNTRRIDAIPAMAFDWWNYGGITRDVFLVSTPKVFIDDYFIQLDKNRGDKINAQVKLSEKLANSSVTIEMPELQLRQTLETNAFGEVETSFTSTKIKRWSPAAPKLYHVKISTQTDKIEEEIGFRNIGVKGEDILLNGQPIFLKSISFHEEIPQREGRAFSQSDALMLLSEAKALGCNMIRLAHYPQNEYIVRMAEKMGFMLWEEIPIWQGIDFENESTKKKAVKMMREMIARDKNRCALTFWGVANETQPSQPRNAFIRHLIATCRDMDTTRLITAAFDLVRFNKEKEIFVMDDPFIKELDVVAVNKYLGWYHHWPISPDKAVWDVAKGQPLIISEFGGEALYGKAGEKDVASSWSEDYQATLYKDNLQMFKHIPNLRGISPWLLFDFRSPFRFHPTNQGGWNRKGLVSDQGYRKKAWYLIKEYYENNL
- a CDS encoding DUF5000 domain-containing lipoprotein — encoded protein: MNINRKLMQAIFFFCILFQNCKEEIQVAPVVNSAAPGQVSNVKVENLAGAARITYTLPKDQDLLYVKAVYQLKSGKEMEVKSSYYNNSLLVEGFADTNPHAIKLYAVNRSEVSSEPIEVSVTPLENPIWNTFRSLEAIPAFGGIRITAENETEKNLTVMVMVDSLGEWVPSVDNIYTSAKQISRTIRGFAPNPKQFAITVRDKYMNFTDTLVTTLTPLFEQALPKSRYTAVTLPTDSKQQYSSTGLSKMWDGDIINWPNISLTDVTVNGPQWVTFDTGKLAKMSRIVIWDYPEYTNSGRMYYYGGNVRFFEIWGSDNPPSDGSWNNWTRLGTFESKKPSGLPMGQQTDEDYQLANSGLSFDFDVSAPKVRYLRIKTIKNWQGSSFMSIAELQVYGDPR
- a CDS encoding TonB-dependent receptor, which codes for MKRWKKIKSRLGIFMFLMTATCCAALAQQVRVQGKVSSENDGTALSGVTVSVLGGTLRVSTDGNGRYVLNASKTATLVFSSVGYARQEISLIGKKIDANNTITLDAQIKLNENVIDDVVVTGFGQREKRASVVGSVTTINPKELKGPTSNLTTMLAGRVAGMIAFQRSGEPGSDNANFFIRGLGSFGTGKQDPLILIDNIESSPTDMARLQPDDIASFSVLRDANAAAMYGARGANGVVLITTKLGKEGATKFEFRTESNISTNTRNFKFADNIRYMEMANEAYLTRPADAASGQGLPYWQNKIDHTRAGDNPLLYPNNNWIDQLIKDYTLNQRNNLNISGGGAKAKYYLSGTYNIDNGILKMNGINNFNNNIKLKNYSVRSNVDINFTPTTTGIVRVYAQFDDYNGPIGSTDENGSRINGGAATFRRAIWSNPVMFPAIYPSSYMPYMNHPLFGNALNRNGGLFVNPYAEMVRGYQEFNTSTIMPQIQINQNLNALIPGLSLTAMTYLKRYAYFEVNRKYNPFYYTASADAYGDLSLRVMNDGSLGSIGTVGTEYLDYSESAKEVNSMFYAHAIASYNHAFGKHNVGATVIGLVQNSLSGNAGNLQLSLPSRNIGLSGRFSYNFDDRYIAEFNFGYNGSERFAKNRRLGFFPSFGLSYNISNEAFFEPVKDVISKLKIRATHGFAGNDQIGRSQDRFFYLSDVNMNDFPIGFGELSGYNRPTIAIRRYANQDITWERSRQTNLGLELGLFKDFELNVDVYKQIRSNILTGRSYIPSTMGLRAPIVANTNKAESKGVDLTLNYNKNFGDSWYIQGRGTMTYAVSKKLIVDEPAYKEASRYTVGTSASQEFGYIAERLFVDDQEVLNSPVQFGKPGLDYLGGDIKYRDVNGDGQITDLDRVAIGYPTTPEMIYGFGGTVGGKGLDFSFYFQGSARSSFFINSENISPFYLNGGSQNGLLQVIADSYWSEENRNLYAFWPRLSENIIANNNQRSTWWMRSGAFLRLKTVEVGYTFKESLMKRIRAKNLRVYANGMNLFALSSFKMWDVEMGGKGIGYPIQSVYNIGLQLGF
- a CDS encoding RagB/SusD family nutrient uptake outer membrane protein, encoding MKNKNMKKTATYIACLLFSAFGVSACKDYIDVVPDNVATIDNAFSLRNEAEKFLFTCYRWLPNNSDAQSNIGFLAGDEVWLPVAQREIYPANNWRIARGGQNVNQPLVDSWRGGLWIAIRDCNIFLENVSDLSKVPDLSVDDRSRWIGEVLFLKAYYHYLLLRQYGPIPVVENNISLDANQSAVRVEQRPVDEVVNYIVTLLDSAAQKAVPLIIPNKAAELGRVTKPIIQAVKAEVLLTAASPLFNGNTDYQSMRNSKGEQLFNPSYDASKWTRAAEAAKAAIESADAAGIRFFPFNKAEYGQFKMSDATAKVLGINLAFNERWSAEHIWANPNYQAWNIQRDAMPLLTPEAVVGTARQHLSAPLKIAEMFYTKNGVPINEDKTLDFNDKSTLRVATAADRYYIKEGYTTARLNFDREPRFYADLGFDGGIWFKFDTKSLSDEDTYYVQAKLNQPAGANNHGWINETGYFLKKLVNWEQAFSSNGVSYKSYPWPDMRLSDIYLMYAEALNEANGPSADVYAYLDRIRERAGIPGVLSSWSQFSSNPDKPTTKEGLREIIQRERMIELAFEGKRYWDLRRWKLAVKYFNQNITGWSVNQEVSADYYQIRTLFQQTFVAPRDYFWPIAQGELTVNPSLTQSLGW